A stretch of the Bradyrhizobium sp. CCBAU 53351 genome encodes the following:
- a CDS encoding CaiB/BaiF CoA-transferase family protein — protein sequence MPFPHASEALSRFTVLDLTRVRSGPTCVRQLADWGANVVKIDALTEDAGGEQPGGPRRGSDFQNLHRNKRAMTLNLKDERGLAVFKRLAAKADVVVENFRPDVKKKLGIDYESLAAINPRIVYGSISGFGQDGPYHKRPGFDQIAQGMGGLMSITGAPGEGPMRVGIPVADLTAGLFCAMGILTALLEREVSGKGQWVQTSLLQAQIFMLDFQAARWLMEKEVAKQAGNNHPTSIPTGVFKTSDGYINIATTGGRIWERCAQAIGAPELYTHPDYATAPARSKNRDALNAEIEKRTVTKSTDTWVRELNEAGVPCGPIYAIDQMFEDAQVKHLGIAQDVPNEENRPIRLVGQPVTLSRTPSRMVARPPEFGEQTDEVLREFGFGTDEIASLREARVI from the coding sequence ATGCCCTTTCCGCATGCCTCGGAAGCCCTGTCGCGCTTCACCGTGCTCGATCTGACCCGCGTCCGCTCCGGGCCGACCTGCGTGCGGCAACTGGCGGACTGGGGGGCGAATGTCGTCAAGATCGACGCGCTGACCGAGGACGCCGGTGGCGAGCAGCCGGGCGGCCCCCGGCGAGGTTCCGACTTTCAGAATTTGCATCGCAACAAGCGGGCCATGACGCTGAACCTGAAGGACGAGCGCGGGCTCGCCGTGTTCAAGCGCCTCGCCGCCAAGGCCGATGTCGTGGTCGAGAATTTCCGGCCCGACGTGAAGAAGAAGCTCGGCATCGATTACGAGAGTCTCGCCGCAATCAACCCGCGCATCGTCTATGGCAGCATCTCCGGCTTCGGCCAGGATGGCCCCTATCACAAGCGGCCCGGCTTCGATCAGATCGCGCAAGGCATGGGGGGCCTGATGTCGATCACGGGGGCGCCGGGCGAAGGCCCGATGCGGGTCGGCATTCCCGTCGCCGACCTGACGGCCGGCCTGTTCTGCGCCATGGGCATCCTCACCGCGCTGCTCGAGCGAGAGGTGTCGGGCAAGGGCCAGTGGGTGCAGACGTCACTGCTTCAGGCACAGATCTTCATGCTCGACTTCCAGGCCGCGCGCTGGCTGATGGAGAAGGAGGTCGCCAAGCAGGCCGGCAACAACCATCCGACCAGCATCCCGACCGGCGTGTTCAAGACTTCGGACGGCTATATCAACATCGCCACCACCGGTGGGCGGATCTGGGAGCGCTGCGCGCAGGCGATCGGGGCGCCGGAGCTCTATACCCATCCCGACTATGCGACGGCCCCTGCCCGTTCCAAGAACCGCGACGCGCTCAACGCCGAGATCGAGAAGCGCACCGTGACGAAGTCGACCGACACCTGGGTCCGCGAGCTCAACGAGGCCGGCGTGCCCTGCGGGCCGATCTATGCCATCGACCAGATGTTCGAGGACGCTCAGGTCAAGCATCTCGGCATCGCCCAGGACGTGCCGAACGAGGAAAACCGTCCTATCCGGCTGGTTGGCCAACCCGTGACGCTGTCACGCACGCCGAGCAGGATGGTGGCGCGGCCGCCGGAATTCGGCGAGCAGACCGACGAGGTGCTGAGGGAGTTCGGCTTCGGCACCGACGAGATCGCGAGCCTGAGAGAAGCCCGAGTAATCTAA
- a CDS encoding NAD(P)-dependent oxidoreductase, which translates to MRVFATGASGFLGSYLVADLMARGHEVAVLLRPAGSSWRLGQLRDRLQVIPGSLEQPDELRGALEAFAPDAVVHMAWRGVAGSDRNSPVQAVNVADTVGLAELAADAGARIFVGAGSQAEYGPYDRAIREDDVPRPTTLYGMAKLAAGSMAMRLCEERGVRAAWLRIFSTYGPKDADHWLIPSMIRNLRSGHHMALTACGQRWGFLHARDAASAFRLAITHEAACGIFNVGSQDAPPLRETVTRLRDLVRPGAALGFGELAYRPDQVMVLAADVSRMLALGWKPEVPLDEGLRETVDWHDATKSP; encoded by the coding sequence ATGCGTGTCTTTGCCACCGGTGCGAGCGGTTTCCTCGGCTCCTATCTCGTTGCGGACCTCATGGCGCGGGGGCACGAGGTGGCCGTTCTGTTGCGCCCGGCAGGTTCCTCTTGGCGCCTCGGGCAGCTTCGTGACCGGCTGCAGGTGATCCCGGGCAGTCTGGAGCAGCCGGACGAGCTGCGCGGCGCGCTGGAGGCATTCGCGCCGGACGCGGTCGTACACATGGCCTGGCGCGGCGTCGCGGGCAGCGATCGCAACAGCCCGGTTCAGGCCGTCAACGTCGCCGATACGGTGGGCCTCGCCGAACTGGCAGCCGACGCCGGCGCCAGGATCTTCGTCGGAGCCGGGTCGCAGGCCGAGTACGGACCCTATGATCGCGCGATCCGGGAAGATGACGTGCCGCGGCCGACGACACTCTACGGCATGGCCAAGCTCGCGGCCGGATCGATGGCGATGCGCCTGTGCGAGGAGCGCGGGGTGCGTGCGGCGTGGCTCAGGATCTTCTCGACCTACGGCCCGAAGGATGCCGACCACTGGCTGATTCCAAGCATGATTCGGAACTTGCGCTCCGGCCATCATATGGCGCTGACGGCCTGCGGGCAGCGCTGGGGATTTCTGCACGCGCGCGACGCTGCCAGCGCTTTCCGCCTGGCGATCACGCATGAAGCGGCGTGCGGCATCTTCAATGTCGGCAGCCAGGACGCGCCGCCGCTGCGCGAGACGGTGACGCGGCTGCGCGATCTCGTTCGCCCCGGTGCCGCTCTCGGCTTCGGCGAGTTGGCGTATCGGCCCGATCAGGTTATGGTCCTGGCTGCGGACGTTTCGCGCATGCTCGCCTTGGGTTGGAAGCCCGAAGTGCCGTTGGATGAGGGATTACGCGAGACGGTAGACTGGCATGACGCGACCAAATCTCCCTGA
- a CDS encoding phosphotransferase family protein codes for MLSKIAFFEADDRPDIAADRARLLPALQHHLQSFGRNATVMPAPGGTLGACYNADVSGEKRFLKTHLPGARARASLAKEAEILAQLYGNTTLLERFEIPLSDGTVRLCLMMPALTPLTAPIQPAEAVAMAAECSERLADRRPDGLASFEHYLASAAKALAMLSSRGLLAQSTAIGVRRLIALLAERLPHLPEALCHGDFGPKNIMLQEGAPRVIDWEDAFRGFAGYDYLYWLTFMENRPFLQKDAFGRTGLSPDIERAILALVVLLKSYLAVLSGEHLKHAVSAEDRIAGILDLPG; via the coding sequence GTGCTGAGTAAGATCGCGTTCTTCGAAGCCGACGACCGCCCCGACATCGCTGCCGATCGGGCGCGCCTCCTCCCGGCGCTGCAGCATCATTTGCAATCCTTTGGCCGCAACGCCACCGTCATGCCGGCGCCCGGCGGCACGCTCGGTGCCTGCTACAATGCGGACGTCTCCGGCGAAAAGCGCTTTCTGAAGACACATCTGCCGGGCGCACGTGCGCGCGCCAGCCTTGCCAAGGAAGCCGAGATCCTCGCGCAGCTCTACGGCAACACGACCCTGCTCGAACGTTTCGAGATCCCCCTCTCAGACGGAACGGTGCGGCTCTGCCTCATGATGCCCGCGCTCACGCCGCTGACCGCCCCGATACAGCCCGCTGAAGCTGTTGCAATGGCAGCCGAATGCAGTGAGCGGCTCGCGGACCGACGGCCGGACGGGCTTGCCTCGTTCGAGCACTATCTGGCGTCCGCCGCAAAGGCGCTGGCGATGCTTTCGAGCCGCGGCCTGCTCGCGCAGAGCACTGCCATCGGGGTGCGCAGACTGATCGCGCTGCTCGCCGAACGTCTTCCGCATTTGCCCGAGGCGCTCTGTCACGGCGATTTCGGGCCGAAGAACATCATGCTCCAGGAAGGCGCGCCGCGCGTCATCGACTGGGAAGACGCATTCCGCGGCTTCGCCGGCTACGACTACCTCTATTGGCTGACCTTCATGGAGAACCGGCCGTTCCTGCAAAAGGACGCCTTCGGCCGAACCGGCCTTTCGCCCGATATCGAGCGCGCCATCCTCGCGCTCGTCGTCCTGCTCAAATCCTATCTGGCGGTCTTGTCGGGCGAGCACCTGAAGCACGCGGTGTCGGCAGAGGACCGCATCGCCGGGATCCTCGATCTGCCGGGCTGA
- the rfbG gene encoding CDP-glucose 4,6-dehydratase — translation MTDPAFWRGKKVFLTGHTGFKGAWASLLLRRLGAEVYGYALPPTHQSALFVTARIADDIKHHLADIRDLSVLRAAMAEAEPDIVIHMAAQALVRPSYDEPVETFATNVMGTVHVLEAARHLRSVQVILNVTSDKCYENSGKGAPFGEGDRLGGDDPYSNSKACAELVTHSYRHSFFNASGAARVATARAGNVFGGGDWARDRLVPDAMQAFLAGEALRIRNPNSVRPWQHALDPVLGYLALVERLAGDERFVGGWNFGPDAASEVPVGTVVDRLIALWGDGARWTADAGPHPHEAAYLRLDCTKARSELGWAPRLDLAQGLRLTVEWYKALREGRDLRSFSLDQLDQVAGTAPA, via the coding sequence GTGACGGATCCGGCATTCTGGCGCGGCAAGAAGGTCTTTCTCACCGGCCACACCGGTTTCAAAGGCGCGTGGGCGTCGCTGCTGCTGCGCCGCCTCGGAGCCGAGGTCTACGGCTATGCGCTGCCGCCGACACACCAATCTGCGCTGTTCGTCACCGCGCGCATCGCCGACGACATCAAGCACCACCTCGCCGATATCCGCGATCTGTCCGTCCTGCGCGCCGCCATGGCAGAGGCCGAGCCCGACATCGTCATCCACATGGCGGCGCAAGCGCTGGTGCGCCCGTCCTATGACGAGCCGGTCGAGACATTCGCGACCAACGTGATGGGCACCGTGCATGTGCTGGAGGCGGCACGGCATCTACGCTCGGTGCAGGTGATCCTGAACGTCACCAGCGACAAGTGCTACGAGAATAGCGGCAAGGGCGCCCCCTTCGGCGAGGGCGACCGGCTCGGTGGCGACGATCCCTACAGCAACAGCAAGGCCTGCGCGGAGCTCGTGACGCATTCCTACCGCCACAGCTTCTTCAACGCGAGCGGTGCGGCGCGCGTCGCGACTGCGCGCGCCGGCAACGTGTTCGGCGGCGGCGACTGGGCGCGCGACCGCCTGGTGCCCGATGCGATGCAGGCCTTCCTGGCAGGCGAGGCGCTCCGCATCCGCAATCCCAATTCGGTGCGGCCCTGGCAGCATGCGCTCGACCCGGTGCTCGGTTATCTCGCGCTGGTCGAGCGATTGGCGGGCGATGAACGATTCGTCGGCGGCTGGAATTTTGGACCAGATGCCGCAAGCGAGGTGCCGGTCGGGACCGTGGTCGATCGCCTGATCGCCCTCTGGGGTGACGGCGCGCGGTGGACGGCCGACGCCGGCCCGCATCCGCACGAGGCCGCCTATCTCAGGCTCGATTGCACGAAGGCGCGGAGCGAGCTCGGCTGGGCGCCGCGGCTCGATCTGGCGCAAGGCCTCCGCCTGACCGTCGAATGGTACAAGGCGCTGCGCGAGGGCCGGGATCTGCGGAGCTTCTCGCTCGATCAGCTCGACCAGGTCGCCGGCACCGCGCCGGCTTGA
- a CDS encoding M10 family metallopeptidase C-terminal domain-containing protein, translating to MATAVNVSATNNAEIDGLLSGAKWSGTITYSFPDATSDYSNPYSGGSSEPTTSGFAPVPSQIQAAINYAVGLILSYTNADIQYAGTNGADIMVAQSPAANPTAYAYYPGNYASGGDVWFGTQYNFSLAKLGNYYFTTALHELGHAFGLKHSQEAGGPANVAVPSAHDDSEYTVMSYRSYVGGSTTSGYTNEAYGYSQTYMANDILALQTMYGADYTTQSGSTVYTWNPTTGQEFINGVGQLAPGGGVGGSADRIYETVWDGGGVDTYDLSNYTTNLSINLNPGASSVFSATQLAYLGDGHYASGNVYNAYLYNGDARSYIDNAIGGSGNDTIVGNAIANTLNGGGGNDTITGGAGNDTIVGGSGIDTAVYSGNRTNYTITYNATTQTFTLVDQRGGTPDGTDTVAGVENFKFADFVVTATTLASPPISLEALGVTSLIEIGGNFYMNPVGGGTGPELKFYGSPVTQGQFNAWTPIGAEQIPAGFEIVWQTPGTNLFTIWTTDSGGNFVSNTGTIDGNSTALEQAETILHQDLNGDGTFGVTFTTIETFGATSLIKSGSNFYMNPVGGGTGPELKFYGFPVEQGQFNAWTPIGAEQIPGGFEIVWQTPGTNQFTIWTTDNSGSFLSNTGTIYGNGTALKQAETIFHQDLNGDGMTGLPVTTIETFGATSLIESGSNFCMNPVGGGTAVELKFYGSPVTQGQFTAWTPIGAEQIPAGFKIVWQTPGTNLFTIWTTDSSGNFVSNTGTIDGNSTTLEQAETILHQDLNGDGTTGVTVTTIETFGATSLIKSGSNFYLNTVGGGTGPELKFYGSPVEQGQFNAWTPIGAEQIPGGFEIVWQTPGTNQFTIWTTDNRGGFLNNTGTIDGNSTALKQAETIFHQDLNGDGTTGLIEMATHNLIDFLILS from the coding sequence TTGGCTACCGCCGTTAATGTCAGTGCCACCAACAACGCCGAGATCGACGGCCTGCTGTCGGGCGCCAAATGGTCTGGCACGATCACCTACAGCTTTCCCGATGCGACGAGCGACTACTCCAATCCCTACAGCGGCGGCAGCAGCGAGCCGACCACGTCGGGCTTTGCCCCGGTGCCCAGCCAGATTCAGGCGGCGATCAATTACGCGGTCGGATTGATCCTCAGCTACACCAACGCCGACATCCAATACGCGGGCACGAACGGCGCCGACATCATGGTCGCGCAGTCGCCGGCGGCCAATCCGACCGCCTACGCCTACTATCCCGGCAACTACGCGTCCGGCGGGGACGTCTGGTTCGGCACTCAGTACAATTTCTCGCTGGCCAAGCTCGGCAATTACTACTTCACCACGGCGCTGCACGAGCTCGGCCATGCCTTCGGCCTCAAGCACAGCCAGGAGGCCGGCGGCCCCGCCAACGTCGCAGTGCCGAGCGCGCATGACGACAGCGAATACACCGTCATGAGCTATCGCAGCTATGTCGGTGGTTCGACCACGTCCGGCTACACCAACGAGGCGTACGGATATTCGCAGACCTACATGGCCAACGATATCCTCGCGCTGCAGACGATGTACGGCGCGGACTACACGACCCAGAGCGGCAGCACCGTCTACACCTGGAATCCGACCACCGGGCAGGAGTTCATCAACGGCGTCGGGCAGCTCGCGCCGGGCGGCGGCGTCGGCGGTTCGGCTGACCGCATCTACGAGACGGTATGGGATGGCGGCGGCGTCGATACCTACGACCTGTCGAACTACACGACGAACCTGAGCATCAATCTCAATCCCGGTGCGTCGTCGGTGTTCTCCGCGACGCAATTGGCGTATCTCGGCGACGGCCATTACGCCTCGGGCAACGTCTACAACGCCTATCTCTACAACGGAGACGCGCGCTCCTACATCGACAACGCGATCGGCGGATCCGGCAACGACACCATCGTCGGTAACGCGATCGCCAATACGCTGAACGGCGGCGGCGGCAACGACACGATCACGGGCGGAGCGGGCAACGACACCATCGTCGGCGGCTCGGGCATCGACACCGCGGTGTATTCGGGCAACCGGACCAATTACACGATTACGTATAACGCGACGACACAGACCTTCACGCTGGTCGACCAGCGCGGCGGCACGCCGGACGGCACCGATACGGTGGCGGGGGTGGAGAACTTCAAGTTTGCCGATTTCGTAGTTACGGCCACGACGCTGGCGAGCCCACCTATCTCTCTTGAGGCTCTGGGCGTGACCAGTCTAATTGAGATCGGTGGCAACTTTTACATGAACCCGGTTGGGGGCGGGACGGGGCCCGAGCTCAAATTTTATGGTTCTCCAGTGACGCAGGGCCAGTTCAACGCCTGGACACCGATCGGAGCAGAGCAAATTCCCGCCGGTTTTGAGATCGTGTGGCAAACCCCAGGCACGAACTTATTCACAATTTGGACCACCGACAGTGGCGGCAATTTCGTAAGCAACACCGGCACAATTGACGGAAACAGCACTGCTCTTGAGCAAGCCGAGACCATTCTTCACCAGGATCTGAACGGAGACGGTACGTTCGGCGTTACGTTCACTACGATCGAAACGTTCGGTGCCACCAGCTTAATTAAAAGCGGCAGCAACTTTTACATGAACCCGGTTGGAGGCGGGACGGGGCCGGAGCTCAAATTTTACGGTTTTCCAGTGGAGCAGGGTCAATTCAACGCTTGGACACCGATCGGAGCAGAGCAGATTCCGGGTGGCTTTGAGATAGTGTGGCAGACCCCGGGCACCAACCAATTCACCATTTGGACGACCGATAATAGCGGCAGCTTCCTTAGCAACACCGGTACAATCTACGGAAACGGCACTGCTCTGAAGCAGGCCGAGACCATTTTTCATCAGGATCTGAACGGAGACGGTATGACTGGCCTTCCGGTCACCACGATCGAAACGTTCGGTGCGACCAGTCTGATTGAAAGCGGCAGCAACTTTTGCATGAACCCGGTTGGGGGCGGGACGGCGGTCGAGCTCAAATTTTACGGTTCTCCGGTGACGCAGGGTCAGTTCACCGCCTGGACACCGATCGGAGCAGAGCAAATTCCCGCCGGTTTTAAGATCGTGTGGCAAACCCCAGGCACGAACCTATTCACGATTTGGACAACGGACAGTAGCGGCAACTTCGTAAGCAACACCGGTACAATTGACGGAAACAGCACTACTCTTGAGCAAGCCGAGACCATTCTTCATCAGGATCTCAATGGAGACGGTACGACTGGCGTTACGGTCACTACGATCGAAACGTTCGGTGCTACTAGCCTGATTAAAAGCGGCAGCAACTTTTACTTGAACACAGTTGGGGGCGGAACGGGGCCGGAGCTCAAATTTTATGGCTCTCCGGTGGAGCAGGGGCAGTTCAACGCCTGGACACCGATCGGAGCAGAGCAAATTCCCGGTGGCTTTGAGATAGTGTGGCAGACCCCCGGCACCAACCAATTCACCATTTGGACTACCGATAATAGGGGCGGCTTCTTGAACAACACTGGTACAATCGACGGAAATAGCACTGCTCTGAAGCAAGCCGAGACCATTTTCCACCAAGATCTAAACGGAGACGGGACGACCGGCCTCATAGAGATGGCGACGCATAATCTAATAGACTTCCTCATCTTAAGCTAA
- the rfbF gene encoding glucose-1-phosphate cytidylyltransferase, producing MKVVILAGGLGTRITEETSTRPKPMVEIGGRPILWHIMKIYSHYGFHDFVICLGYKGFMIKEYFANYFLHMSDVTFHIAENRMEVHRETAEPWRVTLVDTGEETQTGGRLKRVLAYVVDEPFFALTYGDGVADIDLAAEIAFHKAHGRRATVSVVRPAKRFGAIAIEGDRVINFEEKPNDDGGWINGGFFLLSPSVGELIAGDTTIWEREPMEQLVRSDDLRAYVHPGFWHPMDSLRDRNFLEGEWAGNRARWRIW from the coding sequence ATGAAAGTCGTCATTCTTGCGGGAGGCCTCGGCACGCGAATCACGGAGGAGACCAGCACGCGACCGAAGCCGATGGTGGAGATCGGCGGGCGGCCCATCCTGTGGCACATCATGAAGATCTACAGCCATTATGGCTTCCATGATTTCGTGATCTGCCTTGGCTACAAGGGCTTCATGATCAAGGAGTACTTCGCGAACTACTTCCTGCACATGTCCGACGTGACCTTCCACATCGCCGAGAATCGGATGGAAGTGCATCGCGAGACCGCCGAGCCGTGGCGGGTCACGCTGGTCGATACCGGCGAAGAGACCCAGACCGGCGGCCGGTTGAAGCGGGTGCTGGCTTACGTCGTGGACGAGCCCTTCTTCGCATTGACCTATGGCGACGGTGTCGCCGACATCGACCTTGCCGCCGAAATCGCTTTCCACAAGGCGCATGGGCGCCGTGCCACCGTTTCCGTGGTGCGGCCGGCCAAGCGGTTCGGCGCGATCGCGATCGAGGGCGACCGCGTCATCAATTTCGAGGAAAAGCCAAATGACGACGGCGGCTGGATCAACGGTGGTTTCTTTCTGTTGTCCCCGTCGGTCGGCGAGCTGATCGCCGGCGACACCACGATCTGGGAGCGCGAGCCGATGGAGCAACTGGTGCGCAGCGACGATCTGCGCGCCTATGTACATCCCGGGTTCTGGCACCCGATGGACTCGCTGCGCGATCGCAACTTTCTCGAAGGCGAATGGGCCGGCAACCGCGCCAGATGGAGGATCTGGTGA
- a CDS encoding lipopolysaccharide biosynthesis protein, whose amino-acid sequence MASKNKSPDLLGNSAWNGTAFLVAVVLNLVILPFVIAHLGLAAFGVAGLVTACIAPALVFSNTLGLSTARELAQRLQPSDREDARRLFATAFLLAVGAGGPVTMFFLIAGAPLARLGFHLAGPAADDLGLAFALAGIGWFCQCVAAVILSLFTARQDYRRIASIGMVSTVVTTLSMLLLIPAAPHASTFLGCQALGFAISLLLALAWSRGAMGPWLAPPSLHREALGRLVRFGSWQVAAQGGGLLAAQADRYLLGALLQPQFVGFYGVAQRLQEATYVGILKIGEILFPFFSTLQTESVDRKADLLFRSSWILNVLAASALGGLISVAGPLLHVWTGPEVAAEAARVLVVMSIAGILGSSANVFAFYLLAEGRSRSNALIALITGVVTLVTSAIALPRFGWQAAGWSACAGMIAQMVTVVLLLRRNFELVDMWSRVVHCVLMPLGVGIATALAVRYGLDRAPFQPAPSWWWVGAVSSLTAATIFVIAVAASQLGPYRNACWQDIRSIADRFLP is encoded by the coding sequence ATGGCGTCGAAGAACAAGTCACCCGATCTGCTAGGGAACTCGGCCTGGAATGGGACGGCCTTTCTCGTGGCTGTGGTCCTTAACCTTGTCATACTACCGTTTGTGATCGCCCATCTCGGGCTCGCGGCATTCGGCGTCGCGGGTCTTGTCACCGCATGTATTGCGCCTGCGCTGGTGTTCAGTAACACGCTCGGTCTGTCGACGGCCCGCGAGCTTGCCCAGCGATTGCAGCCATCCGATCGTGAGGATGCACGACGCCTATTTGCGACCGCGTTCCTGCTCGCCGTCGGCGCCGGTGGCCCGGTCACCATGTTCTTTCTGATCGCCGGGGCGCCGCTTGCACGTCTCGGATTCCATCTGGCTGGCCCGGCTGCCGACGACCTTGGCCTCGCCTTCGCGCTGGCCGGTATCGGCTGGTTCTGCCAATGCGTAGCGGCCGTCATCCTCTCGCTGTTCACCGCACGGCAGGACTATCGCCGGATTGCCTCGATCGGCATGGTCAGCACCGTGGTCACGACGCTTTCGATGCTCCTTCTGATTCCCGCCGCGCCCCATGCATCGACATTCCTTGGTTGCCAGGCGCTGGGGTTCGCCATCAGCCTGCTGCTGGCCCTGGCCTGGTCCCGCGGCGCGATGGGGCCTTGGCTGGCGCCGCCGTCGTTGCACCGCGAGGCGCTTGGCAGGCTGGTTCGCTTCGGCAGCTGGCAGGTTGCCGCGCAAGGGGGTGGACTGCTTGCGGCGCAGGCCGATCGATATCTGCTCGGCGCGCTGCTTCAACCGCAGTTCGTCGGTTTCTATGGCGTGGCACAGCGCCTCCAGGAGGCGACCTATGTCGGTATCCTCAAGATCGGCGAGATCCTGTTTCCCTTCTTCAGCACGCTGCAAACGGAGAGTGTTGATCGAAAGGCCGATCTCTTGTTCCGATCGTCGTGGATTCTCAACGTCCTGGCCGCGAGTGCCCTGGGCGGATTGATTTCCGTGGCCGGCCCGCTGCTCCATGTCTGGACCGGGCCCGAGGTCGCGGCCGAGGCTGCGCGAGTCCTCGTCGTCATGTCGATTGCCGGGATACTCGGATCGAGCGCGAACGTCTTCGCCTTTTATCTGCTGGCAGAGGGGCGGTCACGTTCCAACGCGCTCATCGCCTTGATTACGGGTGTCGTCACCCTCGTCACCAGCGCGATCGCGTTGCCGCGTTTCGGATGGCAGGCCGCGGGCTGGAGCGCGTGCGCCGGCATGATTGCGCAGATGGTGACCGTCGTCCTCCTGTTGCGCCGTAACTTCGAGCTCGTGGACATGTGGTCGCGCGTAGTGCATTGCGTGCTGATGCCGCTTGGCGTCGGGATCGCGACGGCACTGGCAGTGCGATACGGTCTGGACCGCGCGCCCTTCCAGCCAGCACCCTCCTGGTGGTGGGTGGGAGCCGTCTCGTCGCTGACTGCGGCGACCATCTTCGTGATCGCGGTTGCCGCGTCGCAACTGGGGCCGTATCGAAATGCCTGCTGGCAGGACATCCGTTCGATTGCCGACCGCTTCTTGCCCTGA
- a CDS encoding sulfotransferase — translation MNDFRLAMVSAGFEHGGNVTHRHFDGHPDLLVYPFESQLGNRSFNDFLASVERVQYRYPEFPEGLTAIELYEQMIDEELKTFLRKRNGSKFRDADCVMDEKKRVAEFARIAGQPPIFRRQVIEAFFRATFAAWENYYTKPRPGMVHVGYSPAIGIDADRMVRDFPDIRILHVVRNPFSAYRDTKRRPFPQPLTKYLITWNIYHSTVEMFARMYPENVRIFRYEDLVDDKRKFMTEAADFIGVPFAETMLYPSWNGVEIKDSIAPWGTVLKSTKDYNQAVIQELSDEERKQIAQGTAALARHFGYDRIDYLSPLYRAE, via the coding sequence ATGAATGACTTCAGGCTGGCCATGGTTTCCGCGGGCTTCGAGCACGGCGGAAACGTCACTCATCGTCACTTCGACGGCCATCCTGACCTGCTCGTCTATCCCTTCGAATCGCAGCTCGGAAACCGCAGTTTCAACGACTTCCTGGCCTCGGTCGAGCGCGTTCAGTACCGCTATCCCGAATTCCCGGAGGGGCTGACGGCCATCGAGCTCTACGAGCAGATGATCGACGAGGAGTTGAAGACCTTCCTGCGCAAGCGCAACGGCTCCAAGTTCCGCGACGCGGACTGCGTGATGGACGAGAAGAAGCGGGTCGCCGAGTTCGCCCGGATCGCCGGCCAGCCGCCGATCTTCCGCCGCCAGGTCATCGAGGCCTTCTTCCGCGCGACATTCGCCGCCTGGGAGAATTATTACACCAAGCCGCGCCCGGGCATGGTGCACGTCGGCTACTCCCCCGCCATCGGGATCGATGCCGATCGCATGGTGCGCGACTTTCCTGACATCCGCATCCTGCACGTCGTGCGCAATCCGTTCTCGGCATACCGCGACACCAAGCGCCGCCCGTTCCCGCAGCCGCTGACCAAATACCTGATCACCTGGAACATCTATCACTCCACGGTCGAGATGTTTGCCAGGATGTACCCGGAGAACGTGCGGATCTTCCGTTACGAAGACCTCGTGGACGACAAGCGCAAGTTCATGACCGAGGCGGCCGACTTCATCGGCGTACCCTTCGCCGAGACCATGCTCTATCCGAGCTGGAACGGCGTCGAAATCAAGGACTCCATCGCGCCCTGGGGGACCGTGCTCAAGAGCACGAAGGACTACAACCAGGCCGTGATCCAGGAACTTTCGGACGAGGAGCGCAAGCAGATCGCACAAGGGACGGCGGCCCTCGCTCGTCATTTCGGCTACGACCGGATCGACTATCTGAGCCCGCTCTATCGTGCTGAGTAA